The nucleotide sequence ATTGCTTTCTCTTGTACAGGAAGAGAAAGCAGGCGAACTATCTTACTCAGTGAAGTATGAAGATATACACTTGAACCTTGAAAAACTGTTAACCGATAAAATCGGACCAGACGGAGGAAAACTTCATACAGCGAGAAGCCGAAATGATCAAGTTGCAACAGACTTCCATCTCTATGTAAAAGAAGAGACACTACTTATTATTGAGCATATTGAAGAACTGCAAAAATCCCTTTTGAATCTTGCTGAAGAACATGTGGAGACCATTATACCTGGTTATACCCATCTTCAGCGTGCCCAGCCAGTTTCCTTAGCGCATCATCTTTTAGCCTATTTTTGGATGCTTGATCGAGATAAGGGCAGATTGCAAGACAGTTTAAAAAGAACAGATGTAATGCCGCTTGGAGCAGGTGCACTAGCGGGAACAACTTTTGATATCGACAGAAACATCACAATGAACGAATTAGGATTCTCAAATAAATATCTTAACAGCTTGGATGCGGTAAGTGATCGAGATTTTGCAATCGAATGCTGCAGCAACGCTTCTATGATCATGATGCATCTTTCTCGTTTTTGTGAAGAATTGATTCTTTGGTCTTCAGAAGAATTCGGATTCATTGAAATCAGTGATAGCTTCACAACGGGCAGCAGCATGATGCCACAAAAGAAGAATCCAGATATGGCCGAATTAATTCGCGGCAAAAGCGGCAGAGTATATGGATCATTAATGTCTTTACTCACGTTGATGAAGGGACTTCCTCTTGCTTACAACAAAGATATGCAAGAAGACAAAGAACCTGTTTTTGACACGGTAAAAACAGTTAAAGGATGTCTCAGTATCATGACTGGAATGATGAATGAGGTTAAAATAAATGCTGAAAAGATGAACAAAGCCGTTCATCAAGATTTTTCGAATGCAACAGAACTCGCTGATTATTTAGCGAAAAAAGGGATTCCGTTTCGCGAAGCCCATGAATTAGTTGGTCAGATGGTACTTCAATGTATTCAAAAAGGGTGCTATCTTCTTGATATTAGTCTTGAGGAATATCAGGCATGGTGTCCACTTGTGGAAAACGATTTATTTGTTGCGCTATCACCAAAAACCGCTGTTGAAAGAAGAAATTCAGAAGGCGGTACAGGTTTTGATGCAGTGCACAAACAGATTGATGCAGCGAAATCAAAAATACTTGTTTCCAAAAATTAATACCGTTTAACTTTCTTCAGAGGACAAAAACTATGGTTAAGGTTTTAAATTTGAAGGAGGAAGTTACCATGGCAAAGGAAAAACGTCCAAATCAACAGTTAGAATACGATGCTGAAGGTGAAATGACCGTTCATCAGCAGATAACAGAAGCGTACCAAAGTGGAATTGTTGATAAAGTAGATCAAGGACAGCAAAGAACAAAGCTAGATGACGAAGAAAGTCTTTCATAAAAGTAGTTAATAAGGGATGGCTCACATAGTTGAGCTATCCTTTTTGTTTATACCTTGTTTTGAGGAATGTATGTTAGAAGGTTGGTATGCGTGAGATGTTTGTAGGGAGGAGGGGTATAGGGCTAGTGAACATATGACGATTTTTGTCAACTCGCCGATATATGTTCAAAACTCGCTGGAATATAGTCAAATGTCGCCGGATTATCCCTGGAATTTCTAGAATTATTTCAAAATTTTCTTGAACTAGTGATAGTTTTACCCAAGCTGGTATAAGAGAGGGCCTGTTTAAAGAGGCGAATATGCATCTATTTGATCTATCTATAACGAGTTTTAAGTAAAAAATGTATAGGTAGTACAAAATGAGAAAAAATTATGCAACTTATAACTGCAGCGGCGGTATTTCATCCAGCACCCAAGCTTGAATCTCCTTCTCCTATTTAGGGCACCTTAATGCTGTCTTATCTGCAAAAAAAATCATAATGATTTTCAACTTTTTATTTTGAATCTTAGATGGTATGGTAACTATAGATAATGAAATAATTTCCAATATTGATAGGGAGGGAAAACAGATGAAAATTGGTGTACCGACTGAAATAAAAAATAACGAAAATCGTGTAGCTATGACTCCTGCTGGAGTTTTAAATCTCGTGGCGTCTGGTCATGAAGTGTTTATTCAAAAAGGTGCTGGAATCGGCTCTGGCTTTACAGATGAAGAATACGAAAGTGCTGGCGGCGTGATCGTTGAAACGCCTGTTCAGGCGTGGTCGATGGAAATGGTTATGAAAGTGAAAGAACCGCTGCCCGAGGAGTATTGTTTCTTTCGGGAAGGATTAATCCTGTTCACATATTTACATCTTGCACCTGAGCCTGAGTTAACTAAAGCGCTGACAGATAACAAGGTTATCGGCATTGCATATGAGACTGTACAGCTGCCAAACGGAACATTACCGTTGCTTACACCGATGAGCGAAGTAGCGGGAAGGATGGCTGCTCAGATTGGTGCTCAATTTTTAGAAAAACCTAAAGGCGGCCTAGGGATTTTGTTAAGTGGAATTCCTGGAGTTCGACGCGGCAAAGTAACGGTAATCGGCGGTGGAGTGGTTGGAACAAACGCTGCTAAAATTGCTATGGGACTTGGAGCAGATGTTACGATCATAGATTTAAATCCAGAACGTCTTCGTCAGCTTGATGATATTTTTGGTGTAGAAATTAATACTCTCATATCTAATCCGCTTAATATTGCGCTTGCTGTTCAAGAGTCTGCATTGGTAATTGGTGCCGTTTTAATCCCAGGAGCAAGGGCGCCTAAGCTCGTTACTGAAGAGATGATAAAAGGGATGCAGCCGGGTTCAGTAATTGTAGACGTTGCAATTGATCAGGGCGGTATTTTTGAAACCGTCGATCGCATTACAACACATGATAATCCGACTTATGAAAAGTATGGAGTTCTGCACTATGCAGTTGCAAACATGCCAGGTGCTGTTCCAAGAACTTCAACGATCGGGCTGACAAATGTGACTGTTCCTTATGCACTTCAAATCGCAAACAAAGGGTACGCGAAAGCATGTTTAGATAATGAAGCTTTACTAAAAGGAATTAATACGTTGGATGGTTTTGTAACGTATAAAGCTGTTGCTGAAGCACATCAGCTGGATTATAAAGATGCGGTTTCCATATTGACTCAAAAATAATTAGGGTGACACAAAAGTCCAACGTTCCTTTTTACTGGAATGGGGCTTTTTTTCTGTTCTATAATAGGGTATGTAAGGAAATAGGATGAAATCTAGCGTCCTAATTAGAGGAGGGAGTAAGTTATATGAAAGTGACGTATCACGGACATTCAGTACTTGAGATTCAAACCGGGGAACATTCCGTTTGGATAGACCCTTTTATTAATGGAAACGGACAAGCTAAAATTAAAGTTAGCGATGTAAAAGCAGATGTTATTTTATTAACACACGGTCATAACGATCACGTTGGAGACACAGTTGAGATTGCAAAAGCAAACAACAGCT is from Fictibacillus sp. b24 and encodes:
- the argH gene encoding argininosuccinate lyase, whose product is MKKLWGGRFSKQPEEWVDEFGASISFDQQLASQDLKGSLAHAKMLYQCNIIDESAYENIKNGLLSLVQEEKAGELSYSVKYEDIHLNLEKLLTDKIGPDGGKLHTARSRNDQVATDFHLYVKEETLLIIEHIEELQKSLLNLAEEHVETIIPGYTHLQRAQPVSLAHHLLAYFWMLDRDKGRLQDSLKRTDVMPLGAGALAGTTFDIDRNITMNELGFSNKYLNSLDAVSDRDFAIECCSNASMIMMHLSRFCEELILWSSEEFGFIEISDSFTTGSSMMPQKKNPDMAELIRGKSGRVYGSLMSLLTLMKGLPLAYNKDMQEDKEPVFDTVKTVKGCLSIMTGMMNEVKINAEKMNKAVHQDFSNATELADYLAKKGIPFREAHELVGQMVLQCIQKGCYLLDISLEEYQAWCPLVENDLFVALSPKTAVERRNSEGGTGFDAVHKQIDAAKSKILVSKN
- the ald gene encoding alanine dehydrogenase, with product MKIGVPTEIKNNENRVAMTPAGVLNLVASGHEVFIQKGAGIGSGFTDEEYESAGGVIVETPVQAWSMEMVMKVKEPLPEEYCFFREGLILFTYLHLAPEPELTKALTDNKVIGIAYETVQLPNGTLPLLTPMSEVAGRMAAQIGAQFLEKPKGGLGILLSGIPGVRRGKVTVIGGGVVGTNAAKIAMGLGADVTIIDLNPERLRQLDDIFGVEINTLISNPLNIALAVQESALVIGAVLIPGARAPKLVTEEMIKGMQPGSVIVDVAIDQGGIFETVDRITTHDNPTYEKYGVLHYAVANMPGAVPRTSTIGLTNVTVPYALQIANKGYAKACLDNEALLKGINTLDGFVTYKAVAEAHQLDYKDAVSILTQK